From Juglans regia cultivar Chandler chromosome 8, Walnut 2.0, whole genome shotgun sequence, the proteins below share one genomic window:
- the LOC109009747 gene encoding uncharacterized protein LOC109009747 isoform X2, whose protein sequence is MESVDLDHNGNCIEETSDKQLFPPSSPDRSDIFGDPQVNTRVGDDYQAEIPSLLTEYKHLQLLLNPADSGVMVDDSQSFLMGLPIPIMWAQEVNSIGDKTWGFPSNHDEEVNSNKPAELRNRKKIYIKLKKKSSAINLEPLDVGLENEKESKTANVGNIVIGKTSVVGLHKSKRYSPVPGSKCDPWSDPDVNSFLLGLYIFGKNFVSIRRLLENKQMGEILSFYYGEFYRSDQYRRWSDSRKARSRKCVTGRKIFTGWRLQELLSRLLPHVPEEFQSTLLEGFKSFAEGRTSFDEFVFYLKSTVDIQILVEAVAIGKGKEDLTGLALESGKTNQIFQVFPNLPTGKDCSSLTPSDILKFLTGGFRLSKARCNDIFWEAVWPRLLARGWHSEQPKNQGYVSSKHYLVFLVPGVKKFSRRKLVKGDHYFDSVSDVLSKVASEPKLLELEAEEATLRSCNEDGWVQEVTSDPDDPSNHQRHCYLKPRVTSSSPNPMKFTVVDTSSVHGGKSSNVRDLRYLPVEYKITSSISNNYKKSMYDFEAYVADMPLKAEKNTNKLNHNKGTVYTSGPNGLKFTVVDTSLLRGEKSSEVRKIRYLPIEFKGIADFSNLLGETEGTSSEDSLDAHEINAVDMLLNSGKNIVPDGDDTNRKVISNNSDITSSHRDDKGIMSNDRQLKTTIKHQFSRRVKSGNSKSVSPVIKRRKLTVCSKLKTQGVIEDFSEGLELNQTGLCLPSSSPDASKNVSSPMDSQENVSLIISSPKGSPGEETIGGILIGNSSASGMSCGMNEKHQPQPSLDLNLPQVLINSEVGEALMMEVEDSHGINADGSCLLSNGMDLVPDTMTSMDVDNVERQLMNLNPRRQSTRKRPPTIRALEALANGYLIVQRRQKGTEFQTHENPFSSPSRKARSRVKITSSRGSTSTKTNEMERKEVTDACDDNKGFVDAYQVPYKCEDISNQNGG, encoded by the exons ATGGAGTCAGTTGATCTGGATCATAATGGTAATTGCATTGAAGAAACGTCTGACAAGCAGTTATTTCCTCCAAGTTCTCCTGATAGAAGTGATATATTTGGAGATCCACAGGTGAATACACGAGTTGGTGATGATTACCAAGCAGAAATTCCCTCCTTGCTGACAGAATATAAGCATCTTCAGCTTCTACTGAACCCTGCTGATTCAGGTGTCATGGTTGATGATTCCCAATCTTTTTTAATGGGTTTGCCTATCCCAATCATGTGGGCTCAGGAAGTTAATAGCATTGGAGATAAAACATGGGGATTTCCTAGTAACCATGATGAGGAAGTTAACTCAAACAAGCCTGCCGAATtgagaaacagaaaaaagatatatattaagttgaagaagaaaagttCAGCAATCAATCTTGAACCCTTGGATGTtgggttggaaaatgaaaaggaatCAAAAACTGCAAATGTTGGAAACATCGTGATAGGGAAAACAAGCGTTGTTGGACTACATAAAAGCAAAAGGTATTCCCCAGTTCCAGGTTCTAAATGTGACCCTTGGAGTGATCCTGACGTGAACAGTTTCCTTCTTGGTTTGTACATATTTGGGAAGAATTTTGTTTCAATCCGGAGACTCCTAGAGAACAAACAGATGGGAGAAATACTGTCCTTCTACTATGGGGAATTCTATAGATCTGATCAATACCGTAGATGGTCAGACTCCCGGAAGGCCAGAAGTAGGAAATGTGTAACAGGAAGGAAAATATTTACAGGATGGAGGCTACAGGAACTGTTATCCCGTTTGCTTCCCCATGTCCCAGAGGAATTTCAAAGTACTTTGCTGGAG GGCTTCAAGTCATTTGCTGAGGGAAGAACTTCATTTGACGAATTTGTCTTCTATTTGAAGTCAACTGTTGACATTCAGATTCTTGTGGAAGCTGTAGCTATTGGTAAGGGGAAGGAGGATCTCACAGGCCTTGCCTTAGAGTCTGGAAAGACCAatcaaatatttcaagtttttccTAACCTACCAACCGGCAAAGATTGTTCCTCTCTTACTCCCAGTGACATATTAAAGTTTTTGACTGGAGGCTTCCGGTTGAGCAAAGCCCGGtgtaatgatattttttgggaAGCTGTTTGGCCCCGTTTGCTTGCGAGAGGATGGCATTCTGAGCAGCCTAAGAATCAGGGTTATGTGAGTTCCAAACATTACCTTGTTTTTCTTGTGCCTGGGGTTAAGAAGTTTTCAAGAAGGAAACTTGTGAAGGGAGACCACTACTTTGATTCTGTTAGTGATGTTTTGAGCAAAGTGGCATCTGAACCAAAACTTCTTGAGCTTGAAGCTGAAGAAGCTACACTCAGGAGCTGTAATGAGGATGGGTGGGTTCAAGAAGTGACATCGGATCCAGATGATCCATCCAATCATCAGCGCCATTGTTACCTTAAACCCCGAGTTACTTCTTCCTCTCCAAATCCTATGAAGTTCACAGTTGTTGATACTAGCTCAGTCCATGGAGGAAAATCATCCAATGTGAGGGACCTGAGATATTTACCGGTTGAATACAAAATTACTTCTAGTATCTCCAATAATTATAAGAAGTCAATGTATGACTTTGAGGCATATGTTGCTGATATGCCATTGAAGGctgaaaaaaacacaaataagcTTAACCACAATAAGGGTACAGTTTATACAAGTGGTCCAAATGGTTTGAAGTTCACTGTTGTTGATACCAGTTTGCTTCGTGGAGAAAAATCATCTGAGGTGagaaaaattagatatttaCCCATTGAATTTAAAGGTATAGCTGATTTTAGCAATCTTTTGGGAGAAACTGAAGGGACCTCCTCTGAAGATTCACTGGATGCGCATGAGATTAATGCTGTTGACATGTTGTTGAACAGTGGAAAGAATATTGTACCTGATGGTGATGATACAAACAGAAAGGTAATAAGTAATAATTCAGATATTACTTCGAGCCATCGAGATGATAAGGGCATTATGTCCAATGACAGGCAGCTAAAAACAACTATCAAGCACCAATTTAGTCGGAGAGTAAAATCTGGTAATTCAAAATCTGTCTCTCCTGTCATCAAAAGGCGAAAATTAACTGTTTGTTCTAAGTTGAAGACACAAGGTGTTATTGAGGACTTCTCAGAAGGCTTGGAGTTAAATCAAACAGGACTCTGTTTGCCATCAAGTTCTCCAGATGCAAGCAAGAATGTTAGTTCTCCAATGGATTCTCAAGAGAATGTGtctttaattatttcttcaCCTAAAGGCAGTCCAGGTGAGGAGACTATTGGAGGCATTCTCATTGGAAACTCGTCTGCCTCGGGCATGTCCTGTGGGATGAATGAGAAACATCAACCTCAGCCATCACTTGACCTGAACCTACCCCAGGTTCTGATAAACTCTGAAGTGGGTGAAGCATTAATGATGGAGGTGGAAGACAGCCATGGCATAAATGCAGACGGTTCATGCCTTCTATCTAACGGAATGGACCTGGTTCCTGACACAATGACTTCTATGGATGTGGATAATGTAGAGCGGCAACTGATGAACCTGAACCCCAGAAGGCAAAGCACAAGAAAGCGACCACCGACCATCAGAGCATTGGAAGCTCTTGCAAATGGTTACTTAATTGTCCAAAGGAGGCAAAAGGGCACAGAATTTCAGACACATGAAAATCCATTCTCTAGTCCTTCCCGCAAGGCCCGAAGCAGAGTCAAAATAACTTCAAGTCGTGGTAGCACTAGTACCAAGACCaatgaaatggaaagaaaagaagtgACTGATGCTTGTGATGATAACAAAG GCTTTGTAGATGCATACCAAGTTCCATATAAATGTGAAGATATCAGTAATCAGAATGGAGGTTGA
- the LOC109009747 gene encoding uncharacterized protein LOC109009747 isoform X1, whose translation MLGIYWYYIMVDTLVVFLQFSHSLPNTFSADSGAFLSLVLQMESVDLDHNGNCIEETSDKQLFPPSSPDRSDIFGDPQVNTRVGDDYQAEIPSLLTEYKHLQLLLNPADSGVMVDDSQSFLMGLPIPIMWAQEVNSIGDKTWGFPSNHDEEVNSNKPAELRNRKKIYIKLKKKSSAINLEPLDVGLENEKESKTANVGNIVIGKTSVVGLHKSKRYSPVPGSKCDPWSDPDVNSFLLGLYIFGKNFVSIRRLLENKQMGEILSFYYGEFYRSDQYRRWSDSRKARSRKCVTGRKIFTGWRLQELLSRLLPHVPEEFQSTLLEGFKSFAEGRTSFDEFVFYLKSTVDIQILVEAVAIGKGKEDLTGLALESGKTNQIFQVFPNLPTGKDCSSLTPSDILKFLTGGFRLSKARCNDIFWEAVWPRLLARGWHSEQPKNQGYVSSKHYLVFLVPGVKKFSRRKLVKGDHYFDSVSDVLSKVASEPKLLELEAEEATLRSCNEDGWVQEVTSDPDDPSNHQRHCYLKPRVTSSSPNPMKFTVVDTSSVHGGKSSNVRDLRYLPVEYKITSSISNNYKKSMYDFEAYVADMPLKAEKNTNKLNHNKGTVYTSGPNGLKFTVVDTSLLRGEKSSEVRKIRYLPIEFKGIADFSNLLGETEGTSSEDSLDAHEINAVDMLLNSGKNIVPDGDDTNRKVISNNSDITSSHRDDKGIMSNDRQLKTTIKHQFSRRVKSGNSKSVSPVIKRRKLTVCSKLKTQGVIEDFSEGLELNQTGLCLPSSSPDASKNVSSPMDSQENVSLIISSPKGSPGEETIGGILIGNSSASGMSCGMNEKHQPQPSLDLNLPQVLINSEVGEALMMEVEDSHGINADGSCLLSNGMDLVPDTMTSMDVDNVERQLMNLNPRRQSTRKRPPTIRALEALANGYLIVQRRQKGTEFQTHENPFSSPSRKARSRVKITSSRGSTSTKTNEMERKEVTDACDDNKGFVDAYQVPYKCEDISNQNGG comes from the exons ATGTTGGGCATTTATTGGTATTATATTATGGTGGACACATTGGTTGTTTTTCTTCAGTTCTCTCACTCACTTCCAAATACATTTTCTGCTGATTCAGGAGCATTTTTATCCTTGGTTTTG CAGATGGAGTCAGTTGATCTGGATCATAATGGTAATTGCATTGAAGAAACGTCTGACAAGCAGTTATTTCCTCCAAGTTCTCCTGATAGAAGTGATATATTTGGAGATCCACAGGTGAATACACGAGTTGGTGATGATTACCAAGCAGAAATTCCCTCCTTGCTGACAGAATATAAGCATCTTCAGCTTCTACTGAACCCTGCTGATTCAGGTGTCATGGTTGATGATTCCCAATCTTTTTTAATGGGTTTGCCTATCCCAATCATGTGGGCTCAGGAAGTTAATAGCATTGGAGATAAAACATGGGGATTTCCTAGTAACCATGATGAGGAAGTTAACTCAAACAAGCCTGCCGAATtgagaaacagaaaaaagatatatattaagttgaagaagaaaagttCAGCAATCAATCTTGAACCCTTGGATGTtgggttggaaaatgaaaaggaatCAAAAACTGCAAATGTTGGAAACATCGTGATAGGGAAAACAAGCGTTGTTGGACTACATAAAAGCAAAAGGTATTCCCCAGTTCCAGGTTCTAAATGTGACCCTTGGAGTGATCCTGACGTGAACAGTTTCCTTCTTGGTTTGTACATATTTGGGAAGAATTTTGTTTCAATCCGGAGACTCCTAGAGAACAAACAGATGGGAGAAATACTGTCCTTCTACTATGGGGAATTCTATAGATCTGATCAATACCGTAGATGGTCAGACTCCCGGAAGGCCAGAAGTAGGAAATGTGTAACAGGAAGGAAAATATTTACAGGATGGAGGCTACAGGAACTGTTATCCCGTTTGCTTCCCCATGTCCCAGAGGAATTTCAAAGTACTTTGCTGGAG GGCTTCAAGTCATTTGCTGAGGGAAGAACTTCATTTGACGAATTTGTCTTCTATTTGAAGTCAACTGTTGACATTCAGATTCTTGTGGAAGCTGTAGCTATTGGTAAGGGGAAGGAGGATCTCACAGGCCTTGCCTTAGAGTCTGGAAAGACCAatcaaatatttcaagtttttccTAACCTACCAACCGGCAAAGATTGTTCCTCTCTTACTCCCAGTGACATATTAAAGTTTTTGACTGGAGGCTTCCGGTTGAGCAAAGCCCGGtgtaatgatattttttgggaAGCTGTTTGGCCCCGTTTGCTTGCGAGAGGATGGCATTCTGAGCAGCCTAAGAATCAGGGTTATGTGAGTTCCAAACATTACCTTGTTTTTCTTGTGCCTGGGGTTAAGAAGTTTTCAAGAAGGAAACTTGTGAAGGGAGACCACTACTTTGATTCTGTTAGTGATGTTTTGAGCAAAGTGGCATCTGAACCAAAACTTCTTGAGCTTGAAGCTGAAGAAGCTACACTCAGGAGCTGTAATGAGGATGGGTGGGTTCAAGAAGTGACATCGGATCCAGATGATCCATCCAATCATCAGCGCCATTGTTACCTTAAACCCCGAGTTACTTCTTCCTCTCCAAATCCTATGAAGTTCACAGTTGTTGATACTAGCTCAGTCCATGGAGGAAAATCATCCAATGTGAGGGACCTGAGATATTTACCGGTTGAATACAAAATTACTTCTAGTATCTCCAATAATTATAAGAAGTCAATGTATGACTTTGAGGCATATGTTGCTGATATGCCATTGAAGGctgaaaaaaacacaaataagcTTAACCACAATAAGGGTACAGTTTATACAAGTGGTCCAAATGGTTTGAAGTTCACTGTTGTTGATACCAGTTTGCTTCGTGGAGAAAAATCATCTGAGGTGagaaaaattagatatttaCCCATTGAATTTAAAGGTATAGCTGATTTTAGCAATCTTTTGGGAGAAACTGAAGGGACCTCCTCTGAAGATTCACTGGATGCGCATGAGATTAATGCTGTTGACATGTTGTTGAACAGTGGAAAGAATATTGTACCTGATGGTGATGATACAAACAGAAAGGTAATAAGTAATAATTCAGATATTACTTCGAGCCATCGAGATGATAAGGGCATTATGTCCAATGACAGGCAGCTAAAAACAACTATCAAGCACCAATTTAGTCGGAGAGTAAAATCTGGTAATTCAAAATCTGTCTCTCCTGTCATCAAAAGGCGAAAATTAACTGTTTGTTCTAAGTTGAAGACACAAGGTGTTATTGAGGACTTCTCAGAAGGCTTGGAGTTAAATCAAACAGGACTCTGTTTGCCATCAAGTTCTCCAGATGCAAGCAAGAATGTTAGTTCTCCAATGGATTCTCAAGAGAATGTGtctttaattatttcttcaCCTAAAGGCAGTCCAGGTGAGGAGACTATTGGAGGCATTCTCATTGGAAACTCGTCTGCCTCGGGCATGTCCTGTGGGATGAATGAGAAACATCAACCTCAGCCATCACTTGACCTGAACCTACCCCAGGTTCTGATAAACTCTGAAGTGGGTGAAGCATTAATGATGGAGGTGGAAGACAGCCATGGCATAAATGCAGACGGTTCATGCCTTCTATCTAACGGAATGGACCTGGTTCCTGACACAATGACTTCTATGGATGTGGATAATGTAGAGCGGCAACTGATGAACCTGAACCCCAGAAGGCAAAGCACAAGAAAGCGACCACCGACCATCAGAGCATTGGAAGCTCTTGCAAATGGTTACTTAATTGTCCAAAGGAGGCAAAAGGGCACAGAATTTCAGACACATGAAAATCCATTCTCTAGTCCTTCCCGCAAGGCCCGAAGCAGAGTCAAAATAACTTCAAGTCGTGGTAGCACTAGTACCAAGACCaatgaaatggaaagaaaagaagtgACTGATGCTTGTGATGATAACAAAG GCTTTGTAGATGCATACCAAGTTCCATATAAATGTGAAGATATCAGTAATCAGAATGGAGGTTGA
- the LOC109009747 gene encoding uncharacterized protein LOC109009747 isoform X3 — protein MESVDLDHNGNCIEETSDKQLFPPSSPDRSDIFGDPQVNTRVGDDYQAEIPSLLTEYKHLQLLLNPADSGVMVDDSQSFLMGLPIPIMWAQEVNSIGDKTWGFPSNHDEEVNSNKPAELRNRKKIYIKLKKKSSAINLEPLDVGLENEKESKTANVGNIVIGKTSVVGLHKSKRYSPVPGSKCDPWSDPDVNSFLLGLYIFGKNFVSIRRLLENKQMGEILSFYYGEFYRSDQYRRWSDSRKARSRKCVTGRKIFTGWRLQELLSRLLPHVPEEFQSTLLEGFKSFAEGRTSFDEFVFYLKSTVDIQILVEAVAIGKGKEDLTGLALESGKTNQIFQVFPNLPTGKDCSSLTPSDILKFLTGGFRLSKARCNDIFWEAVWPRLLARGWHSEQPKNQGYVSSKHYLVFLVPGVKKFSRRKLVKGDHYFDSVSDVLSKVASEPKLLELEAEEATLRSCNEDGWVQEVTSDPDDPSNHQRHCYLKPRVTSSSPNPMKFTVVDTSSVHGGKSSNVRDLRYLPVEYKITSSISNNYKKSMYDFEAYVADMPLKAEKNTNKLNHNKGTVYTSGPNGLKFTVVDTSLLRGEKSSEVRKIRYLPIEFKGIADFSNLLGETEGTSSEDSLDAHEINAVDMLLNSGKNIVPDGDDTNRKVISNNSDITSSHRDDKGIMSNDRQLKTTIKHQFSRRVKSGNSKSVSPVIKRRKLTVCSKLKTQGVIEDFSEGLELNQTGLCLPSSSPDASKNVSSPMDSQENVSLIISSPKGSPGEETIGGILIGNSSASGMSCGMNEKHQPQPSLDLNLPQVLINSEVGEALMMEVEDSHGINADGSCLLSNGMDLVPDTMTSMDVDNVERQLMNLNPRRQSTRKRPPTIRALEALANGYLIVQRRQKGTEFQTHENPFSSPSRKARSRVKITSSRGSTSTKTNEMERKEVTDACDDNKGMVSKTVEKKLAH, from the exons ATGGAGTCAGTTGATCTGGATCATAATGGTAATTGCATTGAAGAAACGTCTGACAAGCAGTTATTTCCTCCAAGTTCTCCTGATAGAAGTGATATATTTGGAGATCCACAGGTGAATACACGAGTTGGTGATGATTACCAAGCAGAAATTCCCTCCTTGCTGACAGAATATAAGCATCTTCAGCTTCTACTGAACCCTGCTGATTCAGGTGTCATGGTTGATGATTCCCAATCTTTTTTAATGGGTTTGCCTATCCCAATCATGTGGGCTCAGGAAGTTAATAGCATTGGAGATAAAACATGGGGATTTCCTAGTAACCATGATGAGGAAGTTAACTCAAACAAGCCTGCCGAATtgagaaacagaaaaaagatatatattaagttgaagaagaaaagttCAGCAATCAATCTTGAACCCTTGGATGTtgggttggaaaatgaaaaggaatCAAAAACTGCAAATGTTGGAAACATCGTGATAGGGAAAACAAGCGTTGTTGGACTACATAAAAGCAAAAGGTATTCCCCAGTTCCAGGTTCTAAATGTGACCCTTGGAGTGATCCTGACGTGAACAGTTTCCTTCTTGGTTTGTACATATTTGGGAAGAATTTTGTTTCAATCCGGAGACTCCTAGAGAACAAACAGATGGGAGAAATACTGTCCTTCTACTATGGGGAATTCTATAGATCTGATCAATACCGTAGATGGTCAGACTCCCGGAAGGCCAGAAGTAGGAAATGTGTAACAGGAAGGAAAATATTTACAGGATGGAGGCTACAGGAACTGTTATCCCGTTTGCTTCCCCATGTCCCAGAGGAATTTCAAAGTACTTTGCTGGAG GGCTTCAAGTCATTTGCTGAGGGAAGAACTTCATTTGACGAATTTGTCTTCTATTTGAAGTCAACTGTTGACATTCAGATTCTTGTGGAAGCTGTAGCTATTGGTAAGGGGAAGGAGGATCTCACAGGCCTTGCCTTAGAGTCTGGAAAGACCAatcaaatatttcaagtttttccTAACCTACCAACCGGCAAAGATTGTTCCTCTCTTACTCCCAGTGACATATTAAAGTTTTTGACTGGAGGCTTCCGGTTGAGCAAAGCCCGGtgtaatgatattttttgggaAGCTGTTTGGCCCCGTTTGCTTGCGAGAGGATGGCATTCTGAGCAGCCTAAGAATCAGGGTTATGTGAGTTCCAAACATTACCTTGTTTTTCTTGTGCCTGGGGTTAAGAAGTTTTCAAGAAGGAAACTTGTGAAGGGAGACCACTACTTTGATTCTGTTAGTGATGTTTTGAGCAAAGTGGCATCTGAACCAAAACTTCTTGAGCTTGAAGCTGAAGAAGCTACACTCAGGAGCTGTAATGAGGATGGGTGGGTTCAAGAAGTGACATCGGATCCAGATGATCCATCCAATCATCAGCGCCATTGTTACCTTAAACCCCGAGTTACTTCTTCCTCTCCAAATCCTATGAAGTTCACAGTTGTTGATACTAGCTCAGTCCATGGAGGAAAATCATCCAATGTGAGGGACCTGAGATATTTACCGGTTGAATACAAAATTACTTCTAGTATCTCCAATAATTATAAGAAGTCAATGTATGACTTTGAGGCATATGTTGCTGATATGCCATTGAAGGctgaaaaaaacacaaataagcTTAACCACAATAAGGGTACAGTTTATACAAGTGGTCCAAATGGTTTGAAGTTCACTGTTGTTGATACCAGTTTGCTTCGTGGAGAAAAATCATCTGAGGTGagaaaaattagatatttaCCCATTGAATTTAAAGGTATAGCTGATTTTAGCAATCTTTTGGGAGAAACTGAAGGGACCTCCTCTGAAGATTCACTGGATGCGCATGAGATTAATGCTGTTGACATGTTGTTGAACAGTGGAAAGAATATTGTACCTGATGGTGATGATACAAACAGAAAGGTAATAAGTAATAATTCAGATATTACTTCGAGCCATCGAGATGATAAGGGCATTATGTCCAATGACAGGCAGCTAAAAACAACTATCAAGCACCAATTTAGTCGGAGAGTAAAATCTGGTAATTCAAAATCTGTCTCTCCTGTCATCAAAAGGCGAAAATTAACTGTTTGTTCTAAGTTGAAGACACAAGGTGTTATTGAGGACTTCTCAGAAGGCTTGGAGTTAAATCAAACAGGACTCTGTTTGCCATCAAGTTCTCCAGATGCAAGCAAGAATGTTAGTTCTCCAATGGATTCTCAAGAGAATGTGtctttaattatttcttcaCCTAAAGGCAGTCCAGGTGAGGAGACTATTGGAGGCATTCTCATTGGAAACTCGTCTGCCTCGGGCATGTCCTGTGGGATGAATGAGAAACATCAACCTCAGCCATCACTTGACCTGAACCTACCCCAGGTTCTGATAAACTCTGAAGTGGGTGAAGCATTAATGATGGAGGTGGAAGACAGCCATGGCATAAATGCAGACGGTTCATGCCTTCTATCTAACGGAATGGACCTGGTTCCTGACACAATGACTTCTATGGATGTGGATAATGTAGAGCGGCAACTGATGAACCTGAACCCCAGAAGGCAAAGCACAAGAAAGCGACCACCGACCATCAGAGCATTGGAAGCTCTTGCAAATGGTTACTTAATTGTCCAAAGGAGGCAAAAGGGCACAGAATTTCAGACACATGAAAATCCATTCTCTAGTCCTTCCCGCAAGGCCCGAAGCAGAGTCAAAATAACTTCAAGTCGTGGTAGCACTAGTACCAAGACCaatgaaatggaaagaaaagaagtgACTGATGCTTGTGATGATAACAAAGGTATGGTTAGCAAAactgttgaaaaaaaattggctCACTAA